DNA sequence from the Janibacter sp. CX7 genome:
GTGACGAAGAAGACGAGATAGCTCAGCAGGGGCACCATCGACAGCAGTCCCACGCCCAGGGGCAGCAGCATCCGCATGAAGGCCGTGCCCACCGCGAGGCGCCCGGGCTGGTCGACGCGGCGCACCGACAGCCCGAGCATCATCTTGCCGGGCGTCGCGTTGCGCGCCCTGAGGAAGCCGACGTGGTAGACGCACTGGACCAGGAGCGACAGTCCGGTTGCGATGAAGAAGTAGGTCCAGTCGAACATCGCGGTGAGCTCACCGGGGGTCAGGCCCTCGATGGCGCCCTGGTCGCCGCGCAAGGCGGCGTCGTAGACGAAGTTCCAGTAGTCCGCCAGCCACAGCCACCAGGCCCAGCCGGCGACGAGCAGGTTGAGCACCGCGACGATCAGGCCGTCGACGATGTAGGCGCCGACCCGCGGACCATAGCTCGCCAGCGGCTGCCCGTCGGCCGTCGTCGGTTCGGGCTGGGCGTAGCCGTGGCCAGCGGGCTGGTGGCCACCGTGGCCCGGCCACTGGTGCTGCCCCTGCCACTGGCCGTGACCCTGCCACTGACCGTGGGTCTCGGTCGGGGTGGGCCGGCCGAAGACGTCCGTCCCGGGTCGAGGCTGCCCGG
Encoded proteins:
- a CDS encoding RDD family protein, with amino-acid sequence MSTPERAGWYDDPDDDSRLRYFDGIIWSDRTEPKQTRQPRPPAGPTSGGDPTGSPSAGASGGPAAGQPRPGTDVFGRPTPTETHGQWQGHGQWQGQHQWPGHGGHQPAGHGYAQPEPTTADGQPLASYGPRVGAYIVDGLIVAVLNLLVAGWAWWLWLADYWNFVYDAALRGDQGAIEGLTPGELTAMFDWTYFFIATGLSLLVQCVYHVGFLRARNATPGKMMLGLSVRRVDQPGRLAVGTAFMRMLLPLGVGLLSMVPLLSYLVFFVTLADLLWPLRDPRRQALHDKIAGTQVVRGRQPR